Proteins from a genomic interval of Schistosoma mansoni strain Puerto Rico chromosome 6, complete genome:
- a CDS encoding putative golgi reassembly stacking protein 2 (grasp2), protein MTKWNHIVAQRHKRPGESYFYSTRFCTRSQIMGGSASSPIPGGGTSGYHVLRVQDGSPGHQAGLEAFFDFIVAIGDKRLEEDNDCIKDLLQANKDKPVRLLVYSSKSQSCREVTLIPNNHWGGQGLMGVSIRYCSFDRANENVWHVLGVESKSPANLAGLKPYTDYIIGANSVLNNRDDFFELIDSSDGHVIQLYVYNSELDSCREVHLKPDSNWGGNGLLGCDIGYGYLHRIPTTASALPESSPQLPNNVSHYPQESLKSSTVSESKLPPSSSNEITNGVAAPCYPPPSYTFNNTPSNQFGEVPLVSSSMEPTIPPSSKPLPTTYPTQVPVDYFNYAHSSVPSSAFTQNSNIPPPAPLPPGLTNIFSMPSISSPSVVGGVPVLSSDASLISPESTKSVGNAPQYSQFNIPQMSSAQYFHPVTDSLPTSTMISLPGMPPLDVKMPPLEMHATQYSFVSSLRSQSFYKPKFISNTFVLLNEKRNDFLSIPYIAYLHLLSQLFFQYIHTM, encoded by the exons ATGACGAAATGGAACCATATAGTAGCACAAAGACACAAGAG GCCGGGAGAATCTTATTTCTACAGCACACGTTTTTGTACTCGTAGTCAAATTATGGGCGGTTCTGCAAGTTCTCCAATCCCTGGTGGTGGGACGTCTGGGTACCACGTATTGCGA GTTCAGGATGGTTCACCTGGTCATCAAGCTGGTTTGGAAGCCTTTTTTGATTTCATCGTTGCAATTGGTGACAAACGTCTG GAGGAAGATAATGACTGCATTAAAGATTTATTACAGGCCAATAAAGATAAACCTGTTCGTTTACTTGTTTATTCGTCTAAATCTCAATCTTGTCGTGAAGTAACTCTAATACCCAATAATCATTGGGGTGGTCAGGGTTTGATGGGTGTCAGCATTCGATATTGTTCATTTGACAGAGCTAATGAAAATGTATGGCACGTATTAGGTGTAGAGTCTAAATCGCCAGCGAATTTGGCTGGATTAAAACCATACACAGATTATATAATTGGTGCAAATTCTGTATTGAATAAT AGAGATGATTTTTTCGAACTAATCGATTCTTCCGATGGGCACGTGATTCAATTGTATGTTTATAATTCTGAATTGGATTCATGTCGTGAAGTACATCTCAAACCTGATTCCAACTGGGGTGGGAATGGTTTACTGGGTTGTGATATTGGTTATGGTTATTTACATCGTATTCCAACAACAGCATCAGCACTGCCTGAATCTTCTCCACAGTTACCGAATAATGTGTCACATTATCCACAGGAATCTTTGAAATCGTCAACCGTTAGTGAATCGAAATTACCACCTTCATCATCAAATGAAATTACTAACGGAGTTGCTGCTCCTTGTTATCCTCCACCTTCGTATACATTCAACAATACACCGTCAAATCAATTTGGTGAG GTTCCTCTAGTTTCTTCATCAATGGAACCCACAATCCCGCCGTCATCGAAACCACTTCCAACTACTTATCCTACTCAAGTTCCTGTAGATTATTTTAACTATGCTCACTCTTCCGTTCCATCTTCAGCATTTACACAAAATTCAAATATCCCACCTCCTGCACCTCTTCCTCCTGGATTGACAAATATATTTAGTATGCCGTCAATAAGTTCTCCATCTGTTGTTGGTGGTGTCCCTGTCTTATCTTCAGATGCATCTTTAATTTCTCCCGAATCTACAAAAAGTGTTGGAAATGCCCCTCAATATTCACAGTTTAATATACCACAAATGTCAAGTGCTCAATATTTTCATCCTGTCACTGATAGTCTACCTACTTCTACAATGATTTCATTGCCTGGAATGCCACCATTAGACGTTAAAATGCCTCCTCTAGAAA TGCATGCTACTcaatattcatttgtttcttCTCTTAGGTCTCAATCTTTCTACAAACCAAAGTTCATAAGTAATACATTTGTTTTGTTGAATGAGAAAAGAAATGACTTTTTATCAATTCCGTATATCGCATATTTACACCTCCTTAGTCAATTGTTTTTCCAATATATACATACAATGTGA
- a CDS encoding putative golgi reassembly stacking protein 2 (grasp2) produces the protein MTKWNHIVAQRHKRPGESYFYSTRFCTRSQIMGGSASSPIPGGGTSGYHVLRVQDGSPGHQAGLEAFFDFIVAIGDKRLEEDNDCIKDLLQANKDKPVRLLVYSSKSQSCREVTLIPNNHWGGQGLMGVSIRYCSFDRANENVWHVLGVESKSPANLAGLKPYTDYIIGANSVLNNRDDFFELIDSSDGHVIQLYVYNSELDSCREVHLKPDSNWGGNGLLGCDIGYGYLHRIPTTASALPESSPQLPNNVSHYPQESLKSSTVSESKLPPSSSNEITNGVAAPCYPPPSYTFNNTPSNQFGEVPLVSSSMEPTIPPSSKPLPTTYPTQVPVDYFNYAHSSVPSSAFTQNSNIPPPAPLPPGLTNIFSMPSISSPSVVGGVPVLSSDASLISPESTKSVGNAPQYSQFNIPQMSSAQYFHPVTDSLPTSTMISLPGMPPLDVKMPPLESLNLSTNQSS, from the exons ATGACGAAATGGAACCATATAGTAGCACAAAGACACAAGAG GCCGGGAGAATCTTATTTCTACAGCACACGTTTTTGTACTCGTAGTCAAATTATGGGCGGTTCTGCAAGTTCTCCAATCCCTGGTGGTGGGACGTCTGGGTACCACGTATTGCGA GTTCAGGATGGTTCACCTGGTCATCAAGCTGGTTTGGAAGCCTTTTTTGATTTCATCGTTGCAATTGGTGACAAACGTCTG GAGGAAGATAATGACTGCATTAAAGATTTATTACAGGCCAATAAAGATAAACCTGTTCGTTTACTTGTTTATTCGTCTAAATCTCAATCTTGTCGTGAAGTAACTCTAATACCCAATAATCATTGGGGTGGTCAGGGTTTGATGGGTGTCAGCATTCGATATTGTTCATTTGACAGAGCTAATGAAAATGTATGGCACGTATTAGGTGTAGAGTCTAAATCGCCAGCGAATTTGGCTGGATTAAAACCATACACAGATTATATAATTGGTGCAAATTCTGTATTGAATAAT AGAGATGATTTTTTCGAACTAATCGATTCTTCCGATGGGCACGTGATTCAATTGTATGTTTATAATTCTGAATTGGATTCATGTCGTGAAGTACATCTCAAACCTGATTCCAACTGGGGTGGGAATGGTTTACTGGGTTGTGATATTGGTTATGGTTATTTACATCGTATTCCAACAACAGCATCAGCACTGCCTGAATCTTCTCCACAGTTACCGAATAATGTGTCACATTATCCACAGGAATCTTTGAAATCGTCAACCGTTAGTGAATCGAAATTACCACCTTCATCATCAAATGAAATTACTAACGGAGTTGCTGCTCCTTGTTATCCTCCACCTTCGTATACATTCAACAATACACCGTCAAATCAATTTGGTGAG GTTCCTCTAGTTTCTTCATCAATGGAACCCACAATCCCGCCGTCATCGAAACCACTTCCAACTACTTATCCTACTCAAGTTCCTGTAGATTATTTTAACTATGCTCACTCTTCCGTTCCATCTTCAGCATTTACACAAAATTCAAATATCCCACCTCCTGCACCTCTTCCTCCTGGATTGACAAATATATTTAGTATGCCGTCAATAAGTTCTCCATCTGTTGTTGGTGGTGTCCCTGTCTTATCTTCAGATGCATCTTTAATTTCTCCCGAATCTACAAAAAGTGTTGGAAATGCCCCTCAATATTCACAGTTTAATATACCACAAATGTCAAGTGCTCAATATTTTCATCCTGTCACTGATAGTCTACCTACTTCTACAATGATTTCATTGCCTGGAATGCCACCATTAGACGTTAAAATGCCTCCTCTAGAAA GTCTCAATCTTTCTACAAACCAAAGTTCATAA